Proteins from a genomic interval of Chanos chanos chromosome 3, fChaCha1.1, whole genome shotgun sequence:
- the tbx5a gene encoding T-box transcription factor TBX5-A: MADSKEAFGLQNSPSDTDSKDLHSESKPEKQNGTSSKSPSSQTTYIQQGMEGIKVYLHERELWTKFHEVGTEMIITKAGRRMFPSFKVKVTGLNPKTKYILLMDVVPADDHRYKFADNKWSVTGKAEPAMPGRLYVHPDSPATGAHWMRQLVSFQKLKLTNNHLDPFGHIILNSMHKYQPRIHIVKADENNGFGSKNTAFCTHVFPETAFIAVTSYQNHKITQLKIENNPFAKGFRGSDDMELHRMSRMQSTKEYPVVPRSTVRQRVGTSQSPFSGDVQGISTASSMTSQYSCENGVTGTSQDMLPQSGSYPLPHEHSQDYHCIKRKVEDDCHAGDHTYKKAYMESSSSEDDHYYRTVSYPQSLGLPGTPYRTESGQRQACMYATASQAAEPVPSLEDISCNTWAGVSPYGSCSVTTMQPMERLPYQHFSAHFTSGPLVSRLSGVTGHTSPQLGDAHAMYQSSMSHQTLGRQCSPGAGIQSPSASLQSNEYLYSHGIPRTLSPHQYHPVHSVSIMPEWNESS; the protein is encoded by the exons ATGGCGGACAGCAAAGAAGCGTTTGGCCTTCAAAATTCTCCAAGTGATACGGACTCGAAGGATTTACACAGCGAAAGTAAACCGGAGAAACAGAATGGAACTTCAAGCAAATCTCCGTCGTCTCAGACAACTTACATCCAACAG GGAATGGAAGGGATAAAGGTCTACCTCCACGAACGTGAACTGTGGACAAAATTTCATGAGGTTGGGACCGAAATGATTATCACCAAAGCAGGGAG GCGAATGTTCCCAAGCTTCAAAGTGAAGGTCACTGGACTAAATCCCAAAACGAAATACATTCTCCTGATGGATGTAGTGCCAGCAGATGACCACCGCTATAAATTCGCCGACAATAAATG GTCTGTGACGGGGAAAGCAGAGCCAGCAATGCCTGGGAGGCTTTACGTTCACCCCGACTCTCCGGCCACTGGCGCGCATTGGATGCGGCAGCTTGTCTCCTTCCAGAAGCTTAAACTGACAAACAACCATCTTGATCCGTTTGGGCAC ATTATTCTCAACTCCATGCATAAATATCAACCTAGAATCCACATTGTCAAGGCAGATGAAAATAATGGATTTGGGTCGAAAAACACAGCATTCTGCACCCATGTGTTCCCTGAAACCGCTTTTATTGCTGTTACATCATACCAAAATCATAAG ATAACTCAGCTAAAAATCGAAAACAACCCCTTTGCAAAAGGCTTCCGCGGCAGCGATGACATGGAGCTCCACCGCATGTCAAGGATGCAAAG TACCAAGGAGTACCCAGTGGTCCCTCGCAGCACAGTGCGTCAACGAGTTGGCACCAGCCAGAGTCCATTCAGTGGAGATGTCCAAGGGATTTCTACAGCTAGTAGCATGACCTCTCAATACTCATGTGAGAATGGAGTCACTGGCACCTCCCAGGACATGCTGCCCCAATCTGGCTCTTATCCTCTACCCCATGAACACAGTCAAGATTATCACTGCATAAAGCGAAAAG TTGAGGACGACTGTCATGCAGGTgatcacacatacaaaaaagcGTACATGGAGAGCTCCTCCAGTGAAGATGACCATTACTACCGGACAGTCAGCTACCCACAGTCCTTGGGCCTACCTGGCACCCCCTACAGAACGGAGTCAGGTCAGCGACAGGCTTGCATGTATGCCACTGCCTCACAAGCCGCTGAACCAGTCCCAAGCCTGGAGGATATCAGCTGCAACACATGGGCAGGTGTTTCACCCTATGGCAGCTGCTCTGTGACAACCATGCAACCAATGGAGCGACTGCCATACCAACATTTCTCTGCCCACTTCACGTCCGGACCACTGGTGTCCAGACTAAGCGGGGTAACAGGACATACCTCTCCACAGCTGGGTGATGCCCATGCTATGTATCAAAGCTCCATGTCCCACCAGACACTTGGCAGGCAGTGCAGCCCTGGTGCAGGAATCCAGTCCCCAAGTGCCAGCCTGCAGAGCAATGAATACTTGTATTCCCATGGCATACCCCGTACTCTGTCTCCACACCAGTATCACCCAGTGCACAGTGTAAGCATCATGCCTGAATGGAATGAGAGCAGTTAA